In the genome of Streptomyces collinus, one region contains:
- a CDS encoding carbohydrate ABC transporter permease yields the protein MTVAIDRATGKRRGEREPRPGPVQRLKNGLHKHWYAYAMIAPVAIVLAVLVLYPLGYGLYLTLTDATSLNTARTIGVNEIDATYKFIGLDNYADILWGPTAYDRFWSHFLWTVFWTAACVTLHYGIGLGLALLLNQKLRGRTLYRMILVLPWAVPTFVTVFGWRFMLADGGIINSGLELLHLPTPSWLEDTFWQRFSAIMVNTWCGVPFMMVSLLGGLQSIDASLYEASEMDGANAWQRFRYVTLPGLRSVSTTVVLLGVIWTFNQFAIIFLLFGNTAPDAQILVTWAYQLGFGQQPRDYAQSAAYGILLLSILIVFTSFYRRWLNRNEQQLAI from the coding sequence ATGACAGTCGCCATCGACCGAGCGACCGGCAAGCGGCGCGGTGAGCGGGAACCACGGCCCGGGCCGGTGCAGCGGCTGAAGAACGGCCTCCACAAGCACTGGTACGCCTACGCGATGATCGCCCCGGTGGCGATCGTCCTCGCCGTCCTCGTGCTGTATCCGCTGGGCTACGGCCTGTACCTGACCCTCACCGACGCCACCAGCCTGAACACCGCCCGCACGATCGGCGTCAACGAGATCGACGCCACCTACAAGTTCATCGGCCTGGACAACTACGCCGACATCCTGTGGGGCCCGACGGCGTACGACCGCTTCTGGTCGCACTTCCTGTGGACGGTGTTCTGGACGGCCGCCTGCGTCACCCTGCACTACGGCATCGGTCTCGGCCTCGCCCTGCTGCTCAACCAGAAGCTGCGCGGCCGCACCCTCTACCGGATGATCCTGGTGCTGCCCTGGGCCGTGCCGACCTTCGTCACCGTGTTCGGCTGGCGGTTCATGCTCGCCGACGGCGGCATCATCAACTCCGGCCTGGAACTCCTGCACCTGCCGACGCCGTCCTGGCTGGAGGACACCTTCTGGCAGCGCTTCTCGGCGATCATGGTCAACACCTGGTGCGGTGTGCCGTTCATGATGGTCTCGCTCCTCGGCGGCCTGCAGTCGATCGACGCCAGCCTGTACGAGGCCTCCGAGATGGACGGCGCGAACGCCTGGCAGCGCTTCCGCTACGTCACCCTGCCCGGCCTCCGGTCCGTCAGCACCACGGTCGTCCTGCTCGGTGTGATCTGGACGTTCAACCAGTTCGCCATCATCTTCCTGCTGTTCGGCAACACCGCCCCCGACGCGCAGATCCTCGTCACCTGGGCCTACCAGCTGGGCTTCGGACAGCAGCCGCGCGACTACGCCCAGTCCGCCGCCTACGGGATCCTGCTGCTGTCCATCCTGATCGTCTTCACCTCCTTCTACCGCCGCTGGCTGAACCGCAACGAGCAGCAGCTCGCGATCTGA
- a CDS encoding extracellular solute-binding protein has product MRRGIAATALVASLALAATACGGSDSGDEAGGPVTITWWDTSNATNEAPTYQALVKEFEAANKDIKVKYVNVPFDQAQVKFDTAAGSKGAPDVLRSEVGWTPAFAKKGFFAPLDGTEALAEQDKFQPSLIEQAKYEGKTYGVPFTTDTLALVYNKALFKKAGIEAPKTWDDLKKAAATIKDKTGVDGYWGSTQAYYAQSFLYGEGTDTVDADAKKITVTSPEAKKAYGTWQGLFKGKGLHKADTTADAYAHIQDAFVNGKVASIVQGPWEITNFYKGSAFKDKSNLGIATVPAGSTGKAGAPTGGHNLSVYAGSDKAHQEASLKFVKFMTSAKAQETIALKNNTLPTREDAYTAEVKADPGIAGYQSVLSAAQPRPALPEYSSLWGPLDDELIKIAGGKESLDKGLGNAETAIAKLVPDFTK; this is encoded by the coding sequence ATGCGGCGTGGCATAGCGGCCACCGCGCTGGTGGCGTCCCTCGCCCTGGCGGCGACGGCCTGCGGCGGAAGCGACAGCGGCGACGAGGCCGGCGGCCCGGTCACCATCACCTGGTGGGACACCTCCAACGCGACCAACGAGGCGCCGACGTACCAGGCCCTGGTCAAGGAGTTCGAGGCCGCCAACAAGGACATCAAGGTCAAGTACGTCAACGTCCCCTTCGACCAGGCGCAGGTCAAGTTCGACACCGCCGCCGGTTCCAAGGGCGCCCCGGACGTGCTGCGCTCCGAGGTCGGCTGGACCCCGGCCTTCGCCAAGAAGGGCTTCTTCGCGCCGCTGGACGGCACCGAGGCCCTCGCCGAGCAGGACAAGTTCCAGCCCAGCCTGATCGAGCAGGCCAAGTACGAGGGCAAGACCTACGGCGTCCCCTTCACCACGGACACCCTCGCCCTCGTCTACAACAAGGCCCTGTTCAAGAAGGCCGGCATCGAGGCCCCCAAGACCTGGGACGACCTGAAGAAGGCCGCCGCCACCATCAAGGACAAGACCGGCGTCGACGGCTACTGGGGCTCCACCCAGGCCTACTACGCCCAGTCCTTCCTCTACGGCGAGGGCACCGACACCGTCGACGCCGACGCCAAGAAGATCACCGTCACCTCGCCCGAGGCCAAGAAGGCCTACGGCACCTGGCAGGGCCTGTTCAAGGGCAAGGGCCTGCACAAGGCCGACACCACCGCCGACGCCTACGCCCACATCCAGGACGCGTTCGTCAACGGCAAGGTCGCCTCGATCGTCCAGGGCCCCTGGGAGATCACGAACTTCTACAAGGGCTCGGCCTTCAAGGACAAGAGCAACCTCGGCATCGCCACCGTCCCGGCCGGCTCCACCGGCAAGGCGGGCGCCCCGACCGGCGGCCACAACCTCTCGGTGTACGCGGGCTCGGACAAGGCCCACCAGGAGGCCTCGCTGAAGTTCGTGAAGTTCATGACCTCGGCCAAGGCCCAGGAGACCATCGCGCTGAAGAACAACACGCTCCCCACGCGCGAGGACGCCTACACCGCCGAGGTCAAGGCCGACCCGGGCATCGCCGGCTACCAGAGCGTGCTCTCCGCCGCCCAGCCGCGCCCGGCCCTGCCCGAGTACAGCTCCCTGTGGGGCCCCCTCGACGACGAACTGATCAAGATCGCGGGCGGCAAGGAGTCCCTGGACAAGGGCCTCGGCAACGCCGAGACGGCCATCGCCAAGCTGGTGCCGGACTTCACCAAGTGA
- a CDS encoding LacI family DNA-binding transcriptional regulator, with product MTTRLADIAVQAGVSEATVSRVLNGKPGVAATTRQSVLAALDVLGYERPVRLRQRSEGLVGLITPELENPIFPALAQVIGQALTRQGYTPVLATQTPGGSTEDELTEMLVDRGVAGIIYVSGLHADTTADMQRYDRLRAQGVPYVLVDGFSPKVQAPFISPDDRAAMSLAVTHLVSLGHTRIGLALGPKRFVPVQRKIEGFVRTVQDQLGLGAETVESELVQHSLYTLEGGQAAATALIQRNCTAVVCASDMMALGAIRAARQLGLDVPKDISVVGFDDSPLIAFTDPPLTTVRKPVPAMGQAAVRTLLEEIGGTPAPHSEFVFMPELVVRGSTASAPGERGRS from the coding sequence GTGACCACACGGCTTGCCGACATCGCTGTGCAGGCGGGGGTGAGCGAAGCGACCGTCAGCCGCGTCCTCAACGGGAAGCCGGGCGTCGCCGCCACCACCCGCCAGTCCGTGCTGGCCGCTCTCGACGTACTCGGCTACGAACGCCCGGTGCGCCTGCGCCAGCGCAGCGAGGGGCTGGTGGGGCTGATCACCCCGGAGCTGGAGAACCCGATCTTCCCGGCCCTGGCGCAGGTCATCGGCCAGGCGCTGACGCGGCAGGGCTACACCCCGGTGCTGGCCACCCAGACCCCGGGCGGCTCGACGGAGGACGAGCTGACGGAGATGCTCGTGGACCGCGGGGTCGCCGGCATCATCTACGTCTCCGGACTGCACGCGGACACCACCGCCGACATGCAGCGCTACGACCGGCTGCGCGCCCAGGGCGTGCCCTACGTGCTGGTCGACGGCTTCTCGCCGAAGGTGCAGGCGCCGTTCATCTCCCCCGACGACCGCGCCGCGATGAGCCTCGCGGTCACGCACCTGGTGTCACTGGGGCACACCCGGATCGGCCTGGCCCTCGGGCCGAAGCGGTTCGTGCCGGTGCAGCGCAAGATCGAGGGGTTCGTGCGCACAGTGCAGGACCAGTTGGGCCTGGGCGCCGAGACCGTCGAGTCGGAGCTGGTGCAGCACTCCTTGTACACCCTTGAGGGTGGTCAGGCGGCGGCCACGGCGTTGATCCAGCGGAACTGCACGGCCGTGGTGTGCGCCAGCGACATGATGGCGCTGGGCGCGATCCGGGCGGCCCGGCAGCTCGGTCTGGACGTGCCGAAGGACATCTCCGTGGTCGGCTTCGACGACTCCCCGCTGATCGCCTTCACCGACCCGCCGCTGACCACGGTCCGCAAGCCGGTCCCGGCCATGGGGCAGGCCGCCGTGCGCACGCTGCTGGAGGAGATCGGCGGGACGCCCGCGCCGCACAGCGAGTTCGTGTTCATGCCAGAGCTGGTGGTGCGCGGTTCGACGGCCTCGGCCCCGGGGGAACGCGGTCGCTCCTGA
- a CDS encoding phosphatase PAP2 family protein: MGETTVTKPEGLEAALQETVAADTGRGPLRRLRTPHRPRFWFEILLIAVSYWTYSLVRNAVPEQKTEALRNADWIWQAEHHLGIAVEETVNHAVNSVHWLIVGMNYYYATLHFIVTLGVLVWLYRRHPGRYAATRLVLFATTAFALVGYYLYPLAPPRLMNGGGFIDTVMVHQTWGSMASGDLKHMSNQYAAMPSMHIGWSVWCGLTIFALASVPWVRVLGLLYPALTLVVIVATANHFWLDAVGGVLCLAVGFTVARLWYGRQPYALPRSVPARRRDAARVRDGARVRDGAGEREEDAPGAPTGRSQRSAAP; encoded by the coding sequence ATGGGTGAAACGACCGTGACGAAGCCGGAGGGCCTGGAAGCGGCCCTCCAGGAGACCGTTGCGGCCGATACGGGTCGAGGTCCCCTGCGCCGGCTGCGCACCCCGCACCGGCCCCGGTTCTGGTTCGAGATCCTGCTGATCGCGGTGAGTTACTGGACGTACTCGCTCGTCCGCAACGCCGTGCCCGAGCAGAAGACCGAGGCGCTGCGCAACGCCGACTGGATCTGGCAGGCCGAGCACCATCTGGGCATCGCCGTCGAGGAGACGGTCAACCACGCCGTGAACTCGGTGCATTGGCTTATCGTCGGGATGAACTACTACTACGCGACGCTGCACTTCATCGTCACGCTGGGTGTCCTGGTGTGGCTCTACCGTCGCCATCCCGGCCGCTACGCGGCGACCCGGCTGGTGCTGTTCGCGACCACGGCCTTCGCCCTGGTCGGTTACTACCTGTATCCGCTGGCGCCCCCGCGGCTGATGAACGGCGGCGGCTTCATCGACACGGTCATGGTCCACCAGACCTGGGGTTCGATGGCGTCCGGCGACCTGAAGCACATGTCCAACCAGTACGCCGCGATGCCGTCGATGCACATCGGCTGGTCCGTGTGGTGCGGCCTGACGATCTTCGCCCTGGCGAGCGTCCCCTGGGTGCGGGTGCTGGGCCTGCTCTACCCGGCGCTGACGCTGGTGGTCATCGTCGCCACGGCCAACCACTTCTGGCTGGATGCCGTCGGTGGCGTGCTGTGCCTGGCCGTCGGGTTCACGGTGGCCCGGCTCTGGTACGGAAGGCAGCCGTACGCCCTGCCCCGGTCGGTGCCGGCCCGCAGGCGGGACGCCGCCCGGGTGCGGGACGGGGCCCGGGTGCGGGACGGGGCCGGGGAACGAGAAGAGGACGCGCCCGGGGCGCCGACCGGCAGGTCTCAGCGCTCCGCGGCCCCGTAG